A region of Longimicrobium sp. DNA encodes the following proteins:
- a CDS encoding S8 family peptidase, with protein sequence MRRTFALLALAGLAACDSEPVGPHAGAAASVISTSTDGRIPGRYIVTLRDDAEPAAVALAYGIKPLYVYDSVITGFSGDISDAVLQALRLDGRVVRIEQDGIITTTGVQNPATWGLDRLDQAALPLDSSYTYSHTGTGVTAYIIDTGIRYDHVEFEGRARPGFDAFADGQNGADCNGHGTHVAGTVGGKTWGVAKRVNLVAVRVLDCAGSGAFSGIMAGMDWVAQNGTLPAVVNMSIGSLVPQRSPSVDAATRNLIASGVTVVMAAGNGVPNGGVGIDACNNAPGGLAEGITVGATSRTDQRTVWSNYGDCVTLFAPGSGIISASHATLDGSKSSSGTSMASPHAAGVAALYLEQAPHAAPATVKQALFDATSKGVVQLSLSTNNHMLQSLVLAPVVAPVETGPTPCTPKNRGKGQCK encoded by the coding sequence ATGCGTCGGACGTTTGCACTGCTTGCCCTGGCGGGACTCGCCGCCTGCGACTCGGAGCCCGTAGGCCCGCACGCCGGCGCGGCTGCGTCGGTCATCAGCACGAGCACGGATGGGCGTATCCCCGGCCGCTACATCGTGACCCTTCGCGACGATGCCGAGCCCGCGGCGGTCGCGCTGGCGTACGGCATCAAGCCGCTGTACGTGTACGACTCGGTGATCACCGGCTTCTCCGGCGACATCTCCGACGCGGTGCTCCAGGCGCTCCGGCTGGACGGCCGGGTCGTGCGGATCGAGCAGGACGGCATCATCACCACCACCGGCGTGCAGAACCCCGCCACCTGGGGGCTGGACCGCCTCGACCAGGCGGCGCTCCCGCTGGACAGCAGCTACACCTACAGCCATACCGGCACCGGCGTGACGGCGTACATCATCGACACCGGGATCCGCTACGACCACGTGGAGTTCGAGGGGCGTGCGCGGCCGGGTTTCGACGCGTTCGCGGACGGCCAGAACGGCGCGGACTGCAACGGGCACGGCACGCACGTGGCGGGCACCGTGGGCGGCAAGACGTGGGGCGTGGCGAAGCGGGTGAACCTGGTGGCGGTGCGGGTGCTCGACTGCGCCGGAAGCGGCGCCTTCTCCGGGATCATGGCCGGGATGGACTGGGTCGCGCAGAACGGCACGCTCCCCGCCGTGGTGAACATGTCGATCGGCTCGCTCGTGCCGCAGCGGAGCCCGTCGGTGGACGCGGCCACGCGCAACCTGATCGCCTCCGGCGTCACTGTGGTGATGGCGGCCGGCAACGGCGTTCCGAACGGCGGAGTGGGGATCGACGCCTGCAACAACGCCCCCGGCGGCCTGGCGGAGGGGATCACCGTGGGCGCCACGTCGCGCACCGACCAGCGGACCGTGTGGTCCAACTACGGCGACTGCGTGACGCTGTTCGCCCCGGGCTCCGGGATCATCTCGGCCTCGCACGCCACCCTGGACGGCTCCAAGAGCAGCAGCGGCACCTCCATGGCTTCGCCGCACGCGGCAGGCGTGGCGGCGCTCTACCTGGAGCAGGCTCCGCACGCGGCGCCCGCCACGGTGAAGCAGGCGCTCTTCGACGCCACCAGCAAGGGCGTAGTGCAGCTCTCGCTGAGCACCAACAACCACATGCTCCAGAGCCTGGTGCTCGCGCCCGTGGTTGCGCCGGTGGAGACCGGCCCCACCCCCTGCACCCCCAAGAACAGGGGCAAGGGGCAGTGCAAGTAG